The genomic DNA TACTTCCTGAAGCTTGTGGGAGATAAAGACGATCGAGAGTCCTGCCTGGGTAAGTTTATCCAGCGTTGCAAATAGGGCATCGGTTTCCTGGGGCGTTAGCACTGCCGTTGGCTCGTCCAGAATCAGAATTTTCACGTCCCGATAGAGCGCCTTCAGGATTTCCACCCGCTGCCGTTCGCCTACCGACAAGTCACCAATTCGCGCATCTGGACGCACCGATAAACCGAAGTTGGTCGAAAGCTGCATCAGGCGATCGCGAGCTATTTTGCGGTTTTGCCAGGGTCGCCACAGGGGTTCCGTGCCCAGAATCACGTTATCCAGGACGGTCAGATTATCCGCCAGGGTAAAGTGCTGATGCACCATGCCGATCCCCGCTGCCAGAGCCGATCGGGGCGTGTGGTCTTGGAGGGGCTGACCAAAGAGGGCGATCGTGCCGCTGTCTGCGATGTAGTGACCAAATAGGATATTCATCAGCGTGGTTTTACCCGCGCCGTTTTCGCCGAGGAGTGCCAGGACTTCGCCGCGCCGCAGTTCTAAGCTGATGTCATCGTTTGCCAGCAGCCGTCCGAAGCGTTTGGTGATGTGGCTGAGTTGGAGGACGGGTTCGGAGTTCAAGAGGGTGGATGGGTAGATGGGTGGATGAGTAAAGCAGGGAAGCGGGGGAGGGCTTCTGCGGGGGATACGTTGACCTGGGATGATCTGATGAAGATGCAGGAGGAAATTGAGGCTTTATTTGGTCGTAAGGTTGACCTTGTAAGGAAAAAATATCTGAAGAATCCCTATCGGCGGCATGAGATTCTCAAAACTCAGAAAGTGATTTATGCAGTCTAGCAATCGTGATATCGCGTCGGTTTGGATGTTCTGGTGTCGTTTGCTGCGGAGGAGATTGCGGAGTTTTGTCAGCGGTGGAAGATTGTTGAAATGGTGGGAATTTTGGGACAGGAGGTGAGGCGGGATGATGGTTGAATTAAAGGCTTTGGTGAGGGAGCGGGTGAGGGCTTCTGCGGAGGAGATTGCGGAGTTTTGTCAGCGGTGGAAGATTGTTGAGTTTGCGCTGTTTGGCTCGGTGCTGCGGGATGATTTTCGTCCGGATAGCGATATTGATGTGCTGGTGACGTTTGCTGCGGAGGATACGTTGACCTGGGATGATCTGATGAAGATGCAGGAGGAAATTGAGGCTTTATTTGGTCGTAAGGTTGACCTTGTAAGGAAAAAATATCTGAAGAATCCCTATCGGCGGCATGAGATTCTCAAAACTCAGAAAGTGATTTATGCAGTCTAGCAATCGTGATATCGCGTCGGTTTGGGATATGGTGCAGGCGATTCGCTATATTCAAACGTTTACGGCAAACCTTTCGTTCGAGGCATATCTGAATGATATTCGGACTATCAGCGCAGTCGAGCGGCAGTTTGAAATATTGGGAGAAGCGGCGCGTAGAATCTCCGGTGAATTTCGTCAAGCTCATTCGGCAATTGACTGGCAGCGGATTGTTGGACTTCGTAACATCGTAATTCATCGGTATGATGACGTGAATCAAGACGTTTTGTGGACGATTATCCAATCAGAACTCCCTCCTTTGCAGACACAGCTAGAGTCTCTTTTGCCTCCGCTGCCTGAAGAACAGAAATGAAAGATTTAAGTCCCCCATTTCTTTGCTGCTCCGTAACAACGAGGGGGACTTTAAAAGGCAACTACGAGGGAGTTAGAGCAAAATCTCTACGTCGTAGACTTGGGTTCGGTGTCGTCTACTTTGACGGTGAACTTGCCAGCCAGAATTTCTTCCTGACGCTGCTGAACCTTTGCCTGGAGGTCTGCCGGGACTTTGGTTTCAAAGGTTCCCAGCGGGGATAGGCTACTGCCCTTGTGCTTCATATAGCTGTACACCCCGTAATCCTCTGCTTTAAAGTTGCCGCTCCTGACGGCTTCGATCGCCTTATCGATCGTGGGTTCCATGTGCCAGATCGCGCTTGCGACCACCGTATCGGGATAGTCTTGCTGGGTGTCGATTACGTTGCCGATCGCCAGAACACCTTTTTCCTTTGCGGCATCGGATACGCCAAACCGCTCGGCGTACATCACATCTGCGCCTTTAGAAATCTGGGCGAAGGCGGCTTCTTTGGCTTTAGGCGGGTCGAACCAGCTGCCGATAAAGGTGACGAGGAACTTGGTGTCGGGCTGAATTTCCTTTGCACCTGCCATAAATGCGTGCATCAGGCGGTTCACTTCCGGGATGGGGTAGCCACCCACCAAGCCGATCGTTTTTGATTTGGTCATGCCGCCCGCGATCATGCCCGTCAGGTAGGCGGGTTCGTGGATGTAGTTATCGAAGACGGAGAAGTTGGAGCCGTCGGGCTTGCCGCTTGACCCCATCAGGAATGCCACGTTGGGGTAGGATTTTGCCACGTCCCGCGCCGCCTTTTCCACCGCAAACACTTCGCCCACAATGAGCTGATTGCCAGCCTCGGCGTACTGCCGCATCACCCGCTCGTAGTCCGTATTGGTGACGTTTTCGGAGTAGACATATTCAATATCGCCCCGCTCTTTAGCGGTTTCCAGTGCCTTGTGAATCCGGCTGACCCACTGCTGTTCGATCGGTACAGTGTAGATTCCTGCTACTTTGATCTTGTCGCCTGTTGCCGCTGATGATCCAGTAGTTGCCGAAGAATCGCTTGCCGCCGGTGTACCAGAGGGGGAATTGCCGCAAGCCTTGAGCAATAAACTGGTTCCAAGCGTTGCTGAACCGTAGACCAGAAATTTGCGTCGGTTAAGAGAAGTCATAGAGCGTCTCACGTCTGAGCAAGTGACATCTAACAGTTACATTTAAGCAGTACAAGACTATCTCATGTCCACAGAATCGAGGTCTGTAGCGAAATACTCTGATGAAATCACCTGACTCGTCCCACCACAAACTTGAGATAGCGTCCTTCCGGAAACTGCGCCGGAACCGGATGATCGATCGGCTGTCCAATCTCGTGAATGATCTGGATCTGGTGTCCGGTCGTGCCTCCCGCAGCGGCGATCGCTTCTTTGAAAGCCTCCGGGCTGATCTGACTCGTACAGCTTGCACTCACCAGTAGACCATTGGGAGAAATACAGCGGAGCGCCAGAGCGTTTAACTTGCTGTATGCTCGCTGGGCGGCGTGGCGGTTTTGCTTGGTTTTGGCGAAGCTGGGCGGATCGAGAATAATCACATCAAACTGTTTACCCTGCTCGATCGCGGTATTGAGGAAGTTAAAGCAATCTCCTGTAAAGAAAGTATGGCGGCGATCGTCTAATCCATTTAGGCAAATATTTGTAGAGGCGGCTTCTGCTAATCCTTTGCCGATATCCACACTCGTTACATGGTTTGCCCCACCCCGCAGCGCATAGAGGGAGAAAGCCCCCGTGTAGGCAAAGCAGTTTAAAACCGTTCGTCCTTTGCTCAACCCTTCGACGAATTTGCGATTCTCCCGATGATCCAGGAATAATCCGGTTTTTTGTCCCGCATGAAGGTCTACCTGGAATTTCAAGCCGTGTTCTTCAACAATCAGCGGTGTCGGGGCAGGCTGTCCCCAGATCAGTTTCACCTTACTATCCGATCGACTGTTCGACTGGCTGTCCGATCGATCGTTCTCTGTTTCATCCCGCTCGTTAATCTCTAACCGATGCTGCGTCTTGAGATAAATTCCTTCCAGCGGAGCGGTGGTCTGAAGCGCGTCGATCAGCCATTTCAAAAGGACTTCTGCACTTTCCATGTAGGTCTGCACCACGGCAAAGCGATCGTACAAATCCACCGTAATTCCGGGTAAGCCATCCCCTTCACCGAACAGCCACCGATAGGCGGTACAGCCCTGATTGCGGAGGGGCGATCGCAGATCCCAGGCGGACTGCACCTGTTCGCGTACCCATTTGGGTGTGGGAGGCTCCTGGCGGGAAAAAATCCGAATAGCGATCGGACTTTGACTATCCCAGAGTCCAAACCCCTTCCAGTTACCGCACTGCACCCGCACCCAGTCCCCCGAAGGTAAACGGAGATTCGGCGGCAGGTGATTGCGATAGACCCAGGGATGTCCCTGCATCAGGCGGTCTTTGAGATTGGCAGGAAGTTGGACGGTGGCAAGTTTTGCCATGAGAAATTGCTCTTATTATTGCCGATCTTCAGAGTAGCAATTCCAACAGATAATAAGACTTTAGCGATCGTCCCTTTCCCTCGATCGATCAGGTAAGCCGCATGAATTGGGTCATTAGCGCGATCGTTTCTGGTATTTCTGCCTTTGCTGCCACCAACATTGACGACATCGTGATGCTGACGCTGTTTTTTGCCCAGGCAGACGATGCAGCACCCACAAATCAAAAGTCGAACCAGTTGCGTCCCCGGCAGATTGTTTTGGGGCAGTACTTGGGCTTCCTGGTGCTGATTGCCGCCTCAATTCCCGGCTTCGTGGGGGGAATGATCATTCCCGATCCCTGGATTGGCTTGCTGGGATTTTTGCCCATTGCGATCGGGATTCAGCAGCTCATTCGTCCTGAGTCCGAGGAGGATGAAATTCAGCTTGTATCTGATGTCACCCGTTCTGTTAACAAAAACTCATTGCGGGCGAAGCTATCGCAAATTTTCCACCCCAATACGCTTCAGGTGGCCGCGGTGACGATCGCCAATGGGGGAGACAATATTGCGACCTATGTGCCGCTGTTTGCTTCTAGCAATCTATCGGAACTGCTGATCATTCTGGCAATGTTTGGGCTGATGATTGCTCTCTGGTGTGCGATCGCCCGCTATCTCAGTACTCATCCGAAGGTTGCGCCGCTGCTGACCCGCTATGCCCATTGGATTGTGCCGCTCGTCCTGATTGGGCTGGGAATTCATATTTTGATTTCCAGCGAGTCTTATCTGTTACTTCAGCGGTAATTTAGCACTTAATTTATAATCTAATCCACATTTAGCGTGCCGATTCGATCGAGGTGCGCTATCATTGCCGCATTCTAATCAGGACATTTGACAGACGTTAGGTATCCTGCATTGCCCCCTAAATCCCCCAAGCTTGGGGGACTTTGAAACACGCTATTCTCCTATTGTTCAGGAGCGACTTGCATTTGTTCGATTCCCCCCAATTCTGGGGGGTTAGGGGGGCGAATCATGGGCTTATTCAGCAACGCCAATTTTTATTGGTTCTAAAGGAAACCAAAACGCTTCAAGATCGGTCATTGCCCGCAGGTGATGCAAATTCTATCGCGGTGCACAGTTCCTTAATTGGGGAATTCCCAAGAAGAAGGATTGTTTTGCCTTAGCTTTCGATCACATTGAGTTAAGACGGCTTCGTTTCAAGAGCGGCTGAAATTATGAACTGCAAACAGGACAGTGCAGTTTCGATTGGTGATGCGTTATCGATCGGACAAATTGCTTTGGGTAAAAAATGTCAGGAAGGGCAGAATCAGCAAAAGGTTCGGTTCTCCAAACTCAGAAAGGGGAAGCGTTTCTGGCAGATTGGCTTACTCAGCAGCATTACCTCTGTTCTGGCGGCTCTCCCGGCAATGGCGGCTCAGCAGGTGAGTATTTCCTATGGACCGCTGGAAATCTCTGTTCCGGTTGAAGCGCTAGAAACCTACGCACGAACGGGAGAAGTCGATCGCAGTTTACGGTTTTATACCCGCTTTATTCCCTCAGAGAATCGCGAACAGTTTCGTCAGGTTTTACGCGATCGCGTTCAGTTGAACGTCAACGAAATTTCTCAGGTTACGTATTCTTCGGTGGGGGAAACATCGCTTCAGCATTTGGGACAGGTGATTCAAACAGAGTCGCGGCAGAATGGATTCTATGCGCTGCGATCGGCAGCCATTGCAGCCGCAGCAGATCCAGAGGGCTTGACCTTATTGAATCTTGTTAGACACTTTCCGTCCCAAACCATTCGGATTCGAGCCGATCGCGCCATGGAAGTGGCAGAGGAGTTTTCCCAGCTTTCTAAGCAGACCGATCGCATGACTGCTTTTCTTTCTCAACAAAACGCCGCCGATGCCGCAGCCCAACCCCTAGACTTCGATCGCCGCACAGACTTACAGCAGGTCGGGAATGTCAACTGGCAGAAGCAAACCCTGACCCTAAACGATCGATCGCGCGATCGCCAAATTGCGGTAGATCTGTATGTGCCGAGCGCCCAAACCCCAGCTCCAGTGATGATTATTTCCCACGGGATTGCCGCTGATCGGGGCGATTTCTCGGAACTGGCGCAGCATCTTGTGTCCTATGGCTTCGCCGTAGCAGTGCTGGATCATCCGGGAAGCGATACACGACAGTTGCGAAACTGGTTAGGCGGATTAGTGGACGAAATGACTGCCTCGGATGAGTTTATCCATCGTCCCAAGGATGTCAGCTTTTTAATCGATCGACTAGAGGAATTGAATCGATCGGGGGGTCTGAGCGATCGCTTGAAGCTGGATCAGGTTGGGGTGATTGGGCATTCGCTGGGAGGCTACACGGCTCTGGCGCTGGCAGGGGCAAACCTCAATTTCAATCTGCTGCAACAGCAGTGTCAGCCGGATTTAATTAATCTCAACAGCATCAATTTCTCCATGCTGCTTCAGTGCGAGGCACTGCATACGACTCAGCTTAATTCCTTGCAGCTCAAGGACGATCGCGTAAAAGCGGTAATTGCCGTAAATTCTGCCAGCAACAGCATTTTTGGACAGGCGGGACTTCAGAACATCAAAATTCCCGTGATGATGATTGGCGGCAGCGATGATCTGATCTCTCCCGTGCTGCTGGAGCAGGTTTGCCCGTTTACCTGGCTAACCATGCCCGACAAATATCTTGCCGTGATCAAAAAGGGCACCCACGTCTATAGCAGCCAGTCGAGTCGCGGTCTATTCCCCGGCGAAACGGAAAACCCGAATCCGGGACAGGCACAGCGCTATCTGGAGGCACTCAGTCTGGCATTTTCCAAAGTCTACGTCGCAGACCAGCCGGACTACCGGGATTACCTGAAAGCCTCCTATGCCAAGTCGATCAGCCGATCGCCCCTAGATCTGACAGTGACGAATGGGGCAAATACGCGATCGATCGAGCAGACGTTGGGAGGGAGTTGTTTGGGGGGGAGTTAGTAGCGCGTTTTAAAATTGCGTCTGTGGGTGTTTTAAGTTTTGCAGCCCCCTAAATCCCCCAATCCTGGGGGACTTTGAAACCGTTAAACTTTTGTCTGCAAAATGGGAGACCTACATTGGCTCGGTTCCCCGCAGAATTGGGGGGCTAGGGGGGCGGTTCGGATCATCGTGATCGCGACAGCCATAGATTTTCTCCTGCCCAATTGCGCGATCGTTCCATTTCGGGTAAAGATTCATGGAACAGTTTGCATTAGACTTTTCTGAATCGGATCGATCACCTGTCACCTATGCCCCTGGAACCTATTGCGATTATTGGACTCGGATGCCGCTATCCGGGCGCAAATCATCCCGCAGCCTTCTGGCAGCTCCTCCAGGCGGGAAAGGATGCCGTGACGGAAGTTCCGCCCGATCGCTGGGACATTCAGCAGTTCTATAGCCCCGATTTGCGCGAGCCAGGAAAAACGAATACCCGCTGGGGTGGGTTTCTGGAGGGAATCGATCGGTTTGACCCACAGTTTTTTGGCATTGCACCCCGTGAAGTTGCCAGTATGGACCCACAGCAGCGGCTTTTGCTGGAGGTGGCTTGGGAGGCGTTGGAAAATGGGGGACAGGTTCCAGAGAAACTGCGCGGCTCGGAAACGGGTGTGTTTATCGGCATCGGCACGCACGACTATTCGATTATGCTGTGGCAGCAGCCCGTCAATGATCCCTACGCCACGATGGGAACGGGGCACTGTATCGCGGCAAATCGGATTTCCTATCTGTTTGACTTCAAGGGTCCCAGTCTGGCGATCGATACTGCCTGTTCTTCGTCGCTGGTAGCGGTTCATCTTGCCTGTCAGAGCATCTGGACGGGGGAATCTTCGATGGCGCTGGCGGGTGGCGTGAATGCGCTGATTTTGCCCACGGTGACGATCGGCTTCTCGAAGGGGGGCTTTATGTCGCCCAGCGGTCGCTGCCAGAGTTTTGATGCCGATGCGGATGGCTATGTTCGCAGTGAAGGGGCGGGAGTTGTGGTGTTGAAGCCGCTGTCTCAGGCAATGGTCGATCGCGATCCCATCTATGCCGTCATTCGTGGAACGGCAGTGAATCAGGATGGCTTCAGTCAGGGCATGGCGGCTCCCAATCCCAAAGCACAGGAGGCAGTGCTGCGATCGGCGTATCGTCGGGCAGGTGTTGACCCCTCCCAAGTGCAGTATGTGGAGGCACACGGCACAGGAACCAAGCTGGGCGATCCGATCGAGCTTCAGGCACTCAGCGCAGTGCTAACAGAAGGACGGGTTTTGAGTAAACCCTGTGCGATCGGCTCAGTGAAAAGCAATATCGGGCACACGGAAACCGCTGCCGGGGTTGCAGGCTTAATCAAAGTTGCTCTGATGATGAAGTACGGGCAAATTCCGCCGAGCCTTCATTTCAAAACGCCGAATCCGCAAATCCCCTTCGATCGAATTCCGCTGCGTGTCCAAACTGAACTCTCCGATTGGTCTACTGATCTGCCGATGCTGGCAGGCGTAAATTCCTTTGGATTTGGCGGCACAAATGCCCATGTCGTCGTAGAAGCCGCTCCGCTTAGTTCAGGGATTTCCGACGTTACCGAACTTCGAGCCGCCCCCCAACCCCCCACAAGTGGGGGACTTCCGAACCCTCAACATCCTGCCCTGCTGCAAAATTTTCCAGCATCAAATAATCTAGAGAACTTTCAAACCTCCTTTTCTACTCAAAGTCCCCCATTAATGGGAGATTTAGGGGGCTGCAAAACCTTCGCCTCTCAACCAGCTTCCCAAATCGGATGCACCGCAGTCTCACAAAAAGATCGCTCTCTCCATCTCTTCACCCTCTCCGCCAAAACCGAGAAAGCATTACGAGCGTTATCCGATCGCTTTTCCCAATTCATCACTAATCATTCACAAATTAATCTTTCTGACCTCTGCTACACCGTCAACGCTAGACGATCGCGCTTTTCTCACCGGCTGACCATTCTCACTGCATCTCTGCCCCAACTTCAGCAGCAGTTAGCCGCATTTTCCAATCACCAGCAAATTGCCGGAGTTACGTACTCCACGGTTGGATCACCCGCACCGCTGGCATGGCTGTTTACGGGACAGGGTTCGCAGTATGCCGGAATGGGTCGCGAACTCTATGAGACGGAACCTGTGTTTCGAGAGACGATCGATCGCTGCAATGACCTGCTGAAAGGACAAATTGATCGTTCCCTGATTGATTTACTTTACGGTGAAGATGCCAATTCAATTAATCAAACCGCCTACACCCAGCCTGCAATTTTTGCGCTGGAATATGCTCTGGCTCAACTCTGGCTGTCCTGGGGCATTAAACCGGATGCCGTCATGGGTCACAGTGTTGGCGAGTATGTGGCGGCTTGTGTGGCGGGTGTGTTTAGCCTGGAGGACGGCTTAAAACTGATTGCAGCACGGGGTCGGCTGATGCAGGCGTTACCGCTCAATGGCGGCATGGTTTCTGTAGCGGCAGATGAGTCCACTGTGCGATCGATCATGACATCTTTTGATCCACAAACTGTTTCGATCGCCGCAATCAACGGTTCTCAAAGCACAGTCATTTCTGGTGAACAGGAAACGATCGATTTAGTTGCGATCGAGTGTGAGCTTCAGGGCATCAAAACTACACGGCTCAAGGTTTCCCATGCGTTCCATTCCCCATTGATGGAGCCAATGATCGCAGAGTTCCGCCAAATTGCCAGCACGATCGCGTTTACTCCTCCTCAAAAGGCGATCGTCTCGAACGTCACCGGAAATTTAATTGGCGATGAAATTGCTACGCCCGAATACTGGTGCAATCACATTCGCCAGCCTGTCCGATTTGCAGCAGGGTTAACGACCTTACATCAGCAAAACTACAGCACGTTTCTGGAAATTGGGGCGAAGCCGATTCTCTGCGGCATGGGGCGAACCTGCTTACCCAGTGATTCCAAATGGCTTCCCAGCCTTGATCCGCGTCAGTCCGATTGGACAGTGCTGCTGCAAAGCTTAGGGGCGATCGATTCGATGGGAATTCCGGTGAAGTGGGCGGCATTCGATCGAGCAGAGGAAAGGCAGGTTTTACATTTACCGACCTATCCGTTTCAGCGGCAGCGATACTGGTGGGATGAGGCAATGCTGCCGGGGACGTATGAGGCTGTGCCGAGGTTAAAAGCGAATGCTGAGAGAGTGCTGGCTTCGGTGAAGGATTCTGAACGCTCCCTAAATCCCCCAAGTTTGGGGGACTTCCAAACCAGTGAAAGTAGTCGGCTCGGTTTCCCCCAGAATTGGGGGGCTAGGGGGGCGGATCATCCGCTACTCGGACAGTTCTTCTCTTCTAATTCATCTGAGAAACTATTCACAGCGTCGATCGCCTCATATCACCCAACCTATCTTCAAGATCATCAGATCGGCAATCAGATTATCTTTCCCGCAGCAGGCTATTTAGAAATTGCGCTGGCAGCCGCAAATGAGATAAATCCTGAAAATGAAATTTGTCTTGAGGCATTGACGATCGAACAACCCCTCATTCTTTCTGACTTTGAGACAACCGTTCAGACGATCGTATCTTCGGATGATTCGTTTCAGATTTGGAGTGGAGAGGACGATCGCAAACGTCATGCAACAGGCAAGATTCGATCGGTTGCAGAATTGAAACCGTCTGATCCATCAAAGATTTATCAGGAAATTCAGCAGGTTCAGCAGCGGGAAGGTTTGACAGCAGCGGGCTATTATCAACAGTTGCGCCAGCAGCACTTAAACTATGGGCGATCGTTTCAGGCAATTCAGCAGATTTGGCAGCAGGAACATACGGCATGGAGTGCAATCCAACTGCCCGAAGATCTTGATCCATCATCCTACTGTCTGCATCCGGTGATTTGGGATGGCTGTTTTCAGACGGTGGGAGCGATCGTCTCTTCGCAGCCACAGACTTACTTACCTGTGGGAATTGATCGTTTGATTGTGTTTGGGGCGATCGATCGAGTCCCTGAACGCCCCCTAAATTCCCCAAGTTTGGGGGACTTTGAAAAGTCCAGCGATTCTCCAGCACAAGGAGGAATTGAACGGCAAGATTCTTGGCTCGGTTCCCCCCAGAATTGGGGGGCTAGGGGGGCGCAAATCTGGTGTCGTGCCGAACTTCAGTCCACCGATTTATCCCACGCTCAAACTAATCAACCGCGCATCCTCAAAGCTAACCTCACCCTGTTTAATCCGATCGGTGAAACGATCGCCACGATCGAAGGAT from Leptolyngbya ohadii IS1 includes the following:
- a CDS encoding cadmium resistance transporter; protein product: MNWVISAIVSGISAFAATNIDDIVMLTLFFAQADDAAPTNQKSNQLRPRQIVLGQYLGFLVLIAASIPGFVGGMIIPDPWIGLLGFLPIAIGIQQLIRPESEEDEIQLVSDVTRSVNKNSLRAKLSQIFHPNTLQVAAVTIANGGDNIATYVPLFASSNLSELLIILAMFGLMIALWCAIARYLSTHPKVAPLLTRYAHWIVPLVLIGLGIHILISSESYLLLQR
- a CDS encoding class I SAM-dependent rRNA methyltransferase, which produces MAKLATVQLPANLKDRLMQGHPWVYRNHLPPNLRLPSGDWVRVQCGNWKGFGLWDSQSPIAIRIFSRQEPPTPKWVREQVQSAWDLRSPLRNQGCTAYRWLFGEGDGLPGITVDLYDRFAVVQTYMESAEVLLKWLIDALQTTAPLEGIYLKTQHRLEINERDETENDRSDSQSNSRSDSKVKLIWGQPAPTPLIVEEHGLKFQVDLHAGQKTGLFLDHRENRKFVEGLSKGRTVLNCFAYTGAFSLYALRGGANHVTSVDIGKGLAEAASTNICLNGLDDRRHTFFTGDCFNFLNTAIEQGKQFDVIILDPPSFAKTKQNRHAAQRAYSKLNALALRCISPNGLLVSASCTSQISPEAFKEAIAAAGGTTGHQIQIIHEIGQPIDHPVPAQFPEGRYLKFVVGRVR
- a CDS encoding HepT-like ribonuclease domain-containing protein, which encodes MQSSNRDIASVWDMVQAIRYIQTFTANLSFEAYLNDIRTISAVERQFEILGEAARRISGEFRQAHSAIDWQRIVGLRNIVIHRYDDVNQDVLWTIIQSELPPLQTQLESLLPPLPEEQK
- a CDS encoding BMP family protein, translated to MTSLNRRKFLVYGSATLGTSLLLKACGNSPSGTPAASDSSATTGSSAATGDKIKVAGIYTVPIEQQWVSRIHKALETAKERGDIEYVYSENVTNTDYERVMRQYAEAGNQLIVGEVFAVEKAARDVAKSYPNVAFLMGSSGKPDGSNFSVFDNYIHEPAYLTGMIAGGMTKSKTIGLVGGYPIPEVNRLMHAFMAGAKEIQPDTKFLVTFIGSWFDPPKAKEAAFAQISKGADVMYAERFGVSDAAKEKGVLAIGNVIDTQQDYPDTVVASAIWHMEPTIDKAIEAVRSGNFKAEDYGVYSYMKHKGSSLSPLGTFETKVPADLQAKVQQRQEEILAGKFTVKVDDTEPKSTT
- a CDS encoding nucleotidyltransferase family protein, producing MMVELKALVRERVRASAEEIAEFCQRWKIVEFALFGSVLRDDFRPDSDIDVLVTFAAEDTLTWDDLMKMQEEIEALFGRKVDLVRKKYLKNPYRRHEILKTQKVIYAV
- a CDS encoding alpha/beta hydrolase, with translation MNCKQDSAVSIGDALSIGQIALGKKCQEGQNQQKVRFSKLRKGKRFWQIGLLSSITSVLAALPAMAAQQVSISYGPLEISVPVEALETYARTGEVDRSLRFYTRFIPSENREQFRQVLRDRVQLNVNEISQVTYSSVGETSLQHLGQVIQTESRQNGFYALRSAAIAAAADPEGLTLLNLVRHFPSQTIRIRADRAMEVAEEFSQLSKQTDRMTAFLSQQNAADAAAQPLDFDRRTDLQQVGNVNWQKQTLTLNDRSRDRQIAVDLYVPSAQTPAPVMIISHGIAADRGDFSELAQHLVSYGFAVAVLDHPGSDTRQLRNWLGGLVDEMTASDEFIHRPKDVSFLIDRLEELNRSGGLSDRLKLDQVGVIGHSLGGYTALALAGANLNFNLLQQQCQPDLINLNSINFSMLLQCEALHTTQLNSLQLKDDRVKAVIAVNSASNSIFGQAGLQNIKIPVMMIGGSDDLISPVLLEQVCPFTWLTMPDKYLAVIKKGTHVYSSQSSRGLFPGETENPNPGQAQRYLEALSLAFSKVYVADQPDYRDYLKASYAKSISRSPLDLTVTNGANTRSIEQTLGGSCLGGS